The following proteins are co-located in the Sphingomonas panacis genome:
- a CDS encoding GspH/FimT family pseudopilin, with translation MPILVAGSKPRPHAEHGFTPVRRSAEHGFTLVELMIVVTIIGLASAAVALSLPDPRGRLGDEAARFALRARAAHDLAIVEARPVSLWVTPAGYGFEVRRDGTWQAISDKPLQVTKWSAGTQAATSVTGRDRVVFDSTGIADRPFDVRLLRDGEARDVHVGADGAVRVDG, from the coding sequence ATGCCGATATTGGTAGCTGGGAGTAAACCCCGGCCACACGCCGAACACGGCTTCACGCCCGTTCGGCGTTCCGCCGAACACGGCTTCACGCTTGTCGAGCTGATGATCGTCGTCACCATCATCGGCCTCGCCTCGGCGGCGGTGGCGTTGAGCCTGCCGGATCCGCGCGGCCGGCTCGGCGACGAGGCGGCGCGCTTCGCGCTCCGCGCCCGCGCCGCGCATGATCTCGCCATCGTCGAGGCGCGCCCGGTCAGCCTGTGGGTGACGCCGGCAGGCTATGGTTTCGAGGTACGGCGCGACGGGACGTGGCAGGCGATATCCGACAAGCCGCTTCAGGTCACCAAATGGAGCGCGGGCACGCAGGCCGCGACGAGCGTGACCGGCCGCGACCGCGTGGTGTTCGATTCGACCGGCATCGCCGACCGCCCCTTCGATGTGCGCCTGTTGCGCGACGGCGAGGCCCGCGACGTGCATGTCGGCGCCGACGGGGCGGTGCGGGTCGATGGCTGA
- the gspN gene encoding type II secretion system protein N: protein MKRIRLTTGPVAMFGAVFVVALVALLPMRVALGVIGVGEQGLTARAVEGSVWGGALREAQVGRIALGDLHVAVSPLALLVGRARVSLTGKASDLGRSIDGAIEISRHSFGLSGMTASVPTGNIFAPAPISTLDLDSVDVRFEGGDCVRASGRVKASLSGDIGGIALGQGMAGEARCDAGALLLPLASPAGAESAVLRLWQDGRYHADLTIRSDDPAAADRLARAGFQRGDTGYVLSIEGKL, encoded by the coding sequence GTGAAGCGGATTCGCCTGACCACCGGCCCGGTCGCGATGTTCGGCGCGGTGTTCGTGGTCGCTCTGGTCGCCTTGCTGCCGATGCGAGTCGCGCTCGGCGTGATCGGCGTGGGCGAACAGGGTCTGACCGCGCGTGCGGTCGAGGGCAGCGTCTGGGGCGGCGCGCTGCGCGAGGCGCAGGTCGGGCGGATCGCGCTCGGCGATTTGCATGTCGCGGTGTCGCCGCTCGCGCTGCTGGTCGGGCGGGCGCGCGTTTCGCTGACCGGCAAGGCGAGCGATCTCGGCCGCAGCATCGATGGTGCGATCGAAATCAGCCGGCACAGCTTCGGCCTGTCCGGCATGACCGCGAGCGTTCCGACCGGCAACATCTTCGCGCCCGCGCCGATTTCCACGCTCGATCTCGATTCGGTCGATGTCCGCTTCGAAGGTGGCGATTGCGTGCGCGCAAGCGGCCGCGTGAAGGCGTCGCTGAGCGGCGATATCGGCGGCATCGCGCTGGGGCAGGGCATGGCGGGCGAGGCGCGCTGTGACGCGGGTGCGCTGCTGCTGCCGCTCGCCAGCCCGGCCGGCGCCGAAAGCGCCGTGCTGCGGCTGTGGCAGGACGGGCGCTACCACGCCGACCTGACGATCCGCTCGGACGACCCCGCAGCGGCGGACCGGCTCGCGCGCGCCGGATTCCAGCGCGGCGACACGGGATATGTGCTTTCGATCGAAGGGAAGCTTTGA
- the gspF gene encoding type II secretion system inner membrane protein GspF, producing MPDFDYLVIDTKGREVRGHVAAPSIDAARATLDRKGLYVLKLDAGAPPPPRGKALFSNVRIGRRRMNTKQLTLFTRQLATLNRVSPLEEALRTITRQTEQDHVRDIVHSVHAGVVEGRRLADSMAREPKSFPPLYRAMVAAGERSGALPEILERLSALLERQAEINGRILTTLAYPAVLALVATAVVTALMMFVVPQVVEQFDTVGQQLPLLTRLVIGVSHVLVGWWWLIVLVMVLAGVGFWQGMKRPAIKYGFDTWLLRLPLLGRLLRDLHAARMARTLATMVASRLPLLDGLVLTSGTIHNARLRRATDDIVEAIRGGGSLSAAMLRAGVFPPLLTYLVASGEAAGQLDEMLARAADYLEREFDRFTATALSLLEPLIIVVMGGVVAAIVLSILLPILQLNTLAGQ from the coding sequence GTGCCTGACTTCGACTATCTCGTCATCGACACAAAGGGCCGGGAGGTGCGCGGTCACGTCGCGGCGCCCTCGATCGACGCCGCGCGCGCGACGCTCGATCGCAAGGGCCTGTACGTCCTGAAGCTCGACGCCGGCGCGCCGCCGCCGCCACGCGGCAAGGCGTTGTTCTCCAACGTCCGAATCGGCCGGCGGCGGATGAACACCAAGCAGCTCACCTTGTTCACGCGCCAGCTCGCCACGCTCAACCGAGTCTCGCCGCTCGAAGAGGCGTTGCGCACGATCACGCGGCAGACCGAGCAGGATCATGTCCGCGACATCGTCCATTCGGTCCATGCCGGCGTGGTGGAGGGGCGCCGCCTCGCCGATTCGATGGCGCGCGAGCCGAAGAGCTTCCCGCCGCTGTACCGCGCGATGGTCGCGGCGGGCGAGCGGTCCGGCGCGTTGCCCGAAATCCTCGAACGGCTCTCGGCCTTGCTGGAGCGGCAGGCCGAGATCAACGGCAGGATCCTAACGACGCTCGCCTATCCGGCCGTGCTCGCGCTGGTCGCGACGGCTGTCGTCACCGCGCTGATGATGTTCGTCGTGCCGCAGGTGGTCGAACAGTTCGACACCGTCGGCCAGCAATTGCCGCTGCTGACGCGCCTCGTCATCGGCGTCTCGCACGTCCTGGTCGGCTGGTGGTGGCTGATCGTGCTGGTGATGGTGCTGGCCGGCGTCGGCTTCTGGCAGGGCATGAAGCGCCCCGCGATCAAATATGGCTTCGATACATGGCTGCTGCGCTTGCCCTTGCTCGGCCGGCTGCTGCGCGATCTCCACGCCGCGCGGATGGCGCGCACGCTCGCGACGATGGTGGCGAGCCGGTTGCCGCTGCTCGACGGGCTGGTGCTGACCTCGGGCACGATCCACAACGCCCGGCTGCGGCGCGCGACCGATGACATCGTCGAGGCGATTCGCGGCGGCGGCAGCCTCTCGGCGGCGATGCTGCGCGCGGGCGTGTTCCCGCCGCTGCTCACCTATCTGGTCGCTTCGGGCGAGGCGGCGGGGCAGCTCGACGAGATGCTCGCGCGCGCCGCCGATTATCTGGAGCGCGAGTTCGACCGCTTCACCGCGACCGCTTTGTCACTGCTCGAACCGCTCATCATCGTCGTGATGGGAGGCGTCGTCGCGGCGATCGTGCTATCGATCCTACTGCCGATCCTCCAGCTCAACACGCTGGCGGGCCAGTGA
- the moaB gene encoding molybdenum cofactor biosynthesis protein B, with protein MPIDLNAAFLPVRIAVLTISDTRTLADDRSGDTLIARLTEAGHILADRRIVKDDADTIVARLHALIDDPEVDCIITTGGTGVTGRDVTPEAIERVADKMIPGFGELFRWLSFKTIGTSTVQSRACACVTRGTYIFALPGSTGAVKDGWDGILKDQLDSRHKPCNFVELMPRLLER; from the coding sequence GTGCCAATTGACCTGAACGCCGCGTTCCTGCCGGTCAGGATCGCGGTGCTCACCATCTCCGACACACGCACGCTTGCCGATGACCGATCGGGCGACACGCTGATCGCGCGGCTGACCGAGGCGGGGCATATCCTCGCCGACCGCCGGATCGTTAAGGACGATGCCGACACGATCGTCGCGCGGCTGCACGCGCTGATCGACGATCCCGAGGTGGATTGCATCATCACCACCGGCGGCACCGGCGTGACCGGCCGCGACGTGACCCCGGAAGCGATCGAGCGCGTTGCCGACAAGATGATTCCCGGGTTCGGCGAGCTGTTCCGCTGGCTGAGCTTCAAGACGATCGGCACATCGACCGTGCAATCGCGCGCGTGCGCGTGCGTGACTCGCGGCACCTATATCTTCGCGCTGCCGGGCTCGACCGGCGCGGTGAAGGACGGATGGGACGGCATCCTCAAGGACCAGCTCGACAGCCGCCACAAGCCCTGCAACTTCGTCGAACTGATGCCGCGCCTGCTGGAGCGCTGA
- the gspL gene encoding type II secretion system protein GspL — MSETLVLFLPGAIAPWRWLRVKDGVVAARGAGLPTLSPEGAPPVVVTPADAVTLHWADLPDRSAAQAVTAARILAADASAAPLSEVHVAVGREASGSERPIGVVALAQMRGWLDVLAANGIEAGVLLPAPMLLPRPESGFIAADLDGETVVRGVTTGFADEAGLTALITGGTAPDRLEGAQLDAAIVAAVAAPTLDLRQGLFARRTRFTVDWALVRRLGWLGLGILGVSLAISIVQIVKYNVAAADLEQRADLAARAGLPQGETVNDADRQLDARLARLRGPGLGFSRTAATVFSAVRAVRGVEVTNLTFASDGTLRVGIAADGEGAATDLQQRLRAAALAVDPGAALTASGGRITGTLTVKPQ; from the coding sequence ATGAGCGAAACCCTCGTCCTGTTCCTGCCGGGTGCGATCGCGCCGTGGCGCTGGCTTCGCGTCAAGGATGGCGTGGTCGCGGCGCGGGGCGCGGGGCTGCCGACGCTCTCGCCCGAAGGTGCGCCGCCGGTGGTGGTGACGCCAGCCGATGCGGTGACGCTGCACTGGGCCGACTTGCCCGATCGCTCGGCCGCGCAGGCGGTGACGGCGGCACGAATCCTCGCCGCTGATGCGAGCGCGGCGCCGCTCAGCGAGGTGCATGTCGCGGTCGGCCGCGAGGCGAGCGGCAGCGAGCGCCCGATCGGCGTCGTGGCGCTGGCGCAGATGCGCGGCTGGTTGGACGTGCTGGCCGCGAACGGCATCGAGGCAGGGGTGTTGTTGCCCGCGCCGATGCTGTTGCCGCGCCCGGAAAGCGGTTTCATCGCGGCCGATCTGGACGGCGAAACCGTCGTGCGCGGCGTGACCACGGGATTTGCCGACGAAGCCGGACTGACCGCGCTCATCACCGGGGGCACCGCACCCGATCGGCTGGAAGGCGCGCAGCTCGACGCGGCGATTGTCGCCGCGGTGGCGGCGCCCACGCTCGATCTGCGGCAGGGCCTGTTCGCACGCCGCACGCGCTTCACGGTCGATTGGGCGCTGGTGCGGCGGCTCGGCTGGCTTGGGCTGGGAATCCTCGGGGTGAGTCTGGCGATCTCGATCGTGCAGATCGTCAAGTACAACGTCGCCGCCGCCGATCTCGAACAGCGTGCCGATCTTGCCGCGCGTGCCGGGCTGCCGCAGGGCGAAACCGTTAACGATGCCGATCGTCAGCTCGACGCGCGTCTCGCGCGGCTGCGCGGGCCGGGGCTGGGGTTCAGCCGCACCGCCGCGACCGTGTTCAGCGCGGTGCGCGCGGTGCGCGGCGTGGAGGTGACGAACCTCACCTTCGCGTCCGACGGCACGCTTCGCGTCGGTATCGCGGCGGACGGCGAGGGCGCGGCGACCGACCTCCAGCAACGGCTTCGCGCCGCCGCGCTGGCGGTCGATCCCGGTGCCGCGCTCACCGCATCGGGCGGACGGATCACGGGAACGCTGACGGTGAAGCCGCAATGA
- the gspJ gene encoding type II secretion system minor pseudopilin GspJ: MSRLHRSPANAGGQSHGRNAAWASDSAAAASRGGERGFTLVEVMISLLIFGMLAAAGVALLSFSVRAQGVMAGKLDDTSALNRLASMMQADLAQASLRQTRNDRGDLLPAFTGETGSGASPMLRLVRGGWSNLDGARRAGLQKVEYRLDGNTLTRIAYTMLDGAAPYPATAMLAKVRQVGLRYRVNGAWSDHWEGSPQSPLPQALEMRLVRDDGTEFRELFLVGTGYGERKGG; encoded by the coding sequence GTGAGCAGACTCCACCGTTCCCCCGCGAACGCGGGGGGCCAGAGCCACGGGCGGAACGCTGCCTGGGCCTCCGACTCCGCAGCGGCCGCTTCGCGGGGCGGCGAACGTGGCTTCACCCTCGTCGAAGTGATGATCTCGCTCCTCATCTTCGGCATGCTGGCCGCCGCCGGAGTCGCATTGCTGTCGTTCAGCGTGCGCGCGCAGGGCGTGATGGCGGGCAAGCTCGATGACACCTCCGCGCTCAACCGCCTCGCCTCGATGATGCAGGCCGATCTTGCGCAGGCTTCGCTTCGGCAGACGCGCAACGATCGCGGTGACCTGCTGCCCGCGTTCACCGGCGAAACCGGCTCCGGGGCAAGCCCGATGCTGCGGCTGGTGCGCGGCGGCTGGAGCAACCTCGATGGTGCGCGCCGCGCCGGCTTGCAGAAGGTCGAATACCGGCTCGACGGCAATACGCTCACGCGCATCGCCTATACGATGCTCGACGGCGCCGCGCCCTATCCGGCGACGGCGATGCTCGCGAAGGTGCGGCAGGTCGGCTTGCGCTACCGTGTCAACGGCGCGTGGAGCGACCATTGGGAAGGCTCGCCGCAGAGCCCGCTGCCGCAGGCGCTGGAGATGCGGCTGGTACGCGACGACGGCACCGAATTTCGCGAACTGTTCCTCGTCGGCACCGGCTACGGCGAGCGCAAAGGTGGCTGA
- the gspG gene encoding type II secretion system major pseudopilin GspG — MTRPRTVKRRRKDEGFTLVELMVVIVIIGLLAAIVVINVFPSGDKARITRAKADIATIEQALELYKLSNGAFPSTSDGLNALVNAPAGGDPSKYQKGGYLKKLPLDPWNHPYLYASPGQHGEADVWTLGADGKDGGEGVDADIGSWE; from the coding sequence ATGACCCGACCCCGCACCGTCAAGCGCCGCCGCAAGGACGAAGGATTTACCCTCGTCGAACTGATGGTGGTGATCGTCATCATCGGGCTGCTCGCCGCGATCGTCGTCATCAACGTCTTCCCGAGCGGCGACAAGGCCCGTATCACCCGCGCCAAGGCCGACATCGCGACGATCGAGCAGGCGCTCGAACTCTACAAGCTCTCGAACGGCGCGTTTCCGTCGACGTCCGATGGCCTCAACGCGCTCGTCAACGCGCCGGCGGGCGGCGATCCGTCCAAATACCAGAAGGGCGGCTATCTCAAGAAATTGCCGCTCGATCCGTGGAACCACCCCTATCTCTATGCCTCTCCCGGCCAGCATGGCGAGGCGGACGTCTGGACGCTCGGCGCCGACGGCAAGGATGGCGGTGAGGGCGTCGATGCCGATATTGGTAGCTGGGAGTAA
- the gspK gene encoding type II secretion system minor pseudopilin GspK, whose translation MAEHKPSETGAALLTVLLLVAVIAVLAATALERLRIATKLGGNAIALDQARAFAEAGEALAINRISDLLGQDATRVTLAGGWSDTPIPLPVTGGIATLRITDGGNCFNLNGLVLKQSDGSYVANPATAAQFASLIRLVGAPARSPEGIAAAATDWIDSDTQPLSGGAEDGDYAGLETPYRTANTLMTDPSELRAVMGVTPEIYAALRPWVCALPIAQPAQPNVNTMLPEQAPLLAVLTPGAPNVAAVRRALLGRPATGYDSTTKFWQSSAFGAAGNTGDAPSLSAVTTKWFALRMDVRVNGTDLQQNSLIDASTLPARLVSRQWGELS comes from the coding sequence GTGGCTGAGCATAAGCCTTCGGAGACCGGCGCCGCGCTGCTCACGGTGCTGCTGCTCGTCGCGGTGATCGCGGTGCTGGCGGCGACCGCGCTCGAGCGGCTGCGGATCGCCACCAAGCTGGGCGGCAATGCCATCGCGCTTGATCAGGCGCGCGCCTTCGCGGAAGCCGGCGAGGCGCTTGCGATCAACCGGATCAGCGATCTCCTCGGGCAAGACGCCACGCGCGTGACGTTGGCGGGCGGCTGGAGCGACACGCCGATCCCGCTGCCGGTGACGGGCGGTATCGCCACGCTGCGCATCACCGACGGCGGCAACTGCTTCAACCTCAACGGCCTCGTTCTCAAACAGTCCGACGGCAGCTATGTCGCCAATCCGGCCACGGCAGCGCAGTTCGCCAGCCTGATCCGCCTCGTCGGCGCGCCCGCGCGCTCGCCCGAAGGGATTGCGGCGGCGGCGACCGACTGGATCGACAGCGACACGCAGCCGCTGAGCGGCGGCGCGGAGGACGGCGACTATGCCGGGCTCGAAACGCCGTACCGCACCGCCAACACGTTGATGACCGACCCGAGCGAACTCCGCGCGGTGATGGGCGTCACCCCCGAAATCTACGCTGCACTGCGCCCGTGGGTATGTGCATTGCCGATAGCCCAGCCCGCGCAACCCAACGTCAACACCATGCTGCCCGAACAGGCGCCACTGCTCGCGGTGCTGACGCCCGGCGCCCCCAACGTCGCGGCGGTGCGGCGCGCTCTGCTCGGCAGACCCGCGACCGGCTATGACAGCACGACGAAATTCTGGCAGTCGTCAGCCTTCGGCGCGGCGGGGAACACGGGCGATGCGCCGTCGCTAAGCGCCGTGACCACCAAATGGTTCGCGTTGCGCATGGACGTGCGCGTGAACGGCACCGATCTTCAACAAAACAGCCTGATCGACGCATCGACCCTTCCCGCACGGCTCGTCTCGCGGCAATGGGGTGAGCTGTCATGA
- the gspM gene encoding type II secretion system protein GspM: MIATFKLWFDGRSPREKHLLIVMAALFVVTVVWVLYLPIGDALASAKTRHTDAVIRLGETQTRVRAVQVLRRGGGAQLSGPLDTVIRDRANEAGFDLASVGPAPGGGVQIAIAKAKPAALLGWVAMLEGSGILVDSLSATDNGDRTVAVQMTVKAQGQ; encoded by the coding sequence ATGATCGCGACGTTCAAGCTCTGGTTCGACGGACGTTCGCCGCGTGAGAAGCACCTTCTCATCGTCATGGCGGCGCTGTTCGTCGTCACCGTGGTCTGGGTGCTGTATCTGCCGATCGGCGATGCGCTGGCCTCGGCAAAGACGCGGCATACCGATGCGGTGATCCGCCTCGGCGAAACGCAGACGCGGGTGCGCGCCGTCCAGGTGCTGCGCCGCGGCGGCGGGGCACAGCTTTCCGGCCCGCTCGACACCGTGATTCGCGACCGCGCCAACGAAGCCGGGTTCGATCTCGCCAGCGTCGGCCCGGCGCCCGGCGGTGGCGTTCAGATCGCCATCGCCAAGGCGAAGCCCGCCGCGCTGCTCGGCTGGGTCGCGATGCTCGAAGGCAGCGGCATCCTCGTCGATTCGCTGTCTGCGACCGACAATGGCGACAGGACCGTGGCGGTGCAGATGACGGTCAAGGCGCAAGGCCAGTGA
- the gspI gene encoding type II secretion system minor pseudopilin GspI produces the protein MADRAIRSRGFTLIEMMVALAVFALAALALIRLEGATIRGAGILDSTLTGQIVARNVAIEAVTDAKPPTLGLASGTEQNGGKAWTWTRTVAATGDSRILKIDVTVSDSDGRPAGRLTMIRSGSGS, from the coding sequence ATGGCTGATCGCGCAATCCGTTCGCGGGGATTCACCCTCATCGAAATGATGGTCGCGCTCGCCGTGTTCGCGCTCGCCGCGCTCGCGCTGATCCGGCTCGAAGGGGCGACGATCCGGGGGGCGGGCATCCTCGATTCGACGCTGACCGGGCAGATCGTCGCGCGCAACGTCGCGATCGAGGCGGTGACCGACGCCAAGCCGCCCACGCTCGGCCTCGCCAGCGGCACCGAACAGAACGGCGGCAAGGCGTGGACCTGGACGCGCACCGTCGCCGCGACGGGGGACTCGCGGATCCTCAAGATCGACGTGACTGTCTCCGACAGCGATGGCCGCCCGGCGGGCAGGCTGACGATGATCCGGTCAGGGAGCGGATCGTGA
- a CDS encoding lytic transglycosylase domain-containing protein: MTTGSVSSQLAAIPTQLDAEQRAGYSAVFASIRAQKWQDARLQLDAMKPGPLHAIARAELVTSKGSPKADLDPLMKLLADAPELPQAQQIYTLASSRGGVGLPALPFARKLAWIDGAPQRQRAKAIKSDMVAGELAIRMQPFVKADDGASAQALLESMPGLSSDATTEWQQRVAWMYYLSGDDVNARTMAAKASSGYGDWAVQGNWVGALAAWRQHDCTAASTGFETVAARASDVELRAAGLYWAARADMVCARPDRIEARLKSAAQYRETFYGLLSRQALGIRDPLPHAGAAAFARDWDLLSRRPNIHVAAALAEIGESDLADEVIRQQARIGDPSEFPALVRFTEALNLPATLVWLSHNGPVGATPPVEARFPSPNWTPDGGWRVDKALVFAHTLQESRFRTTVTSPAGAFGLMQVMPAAASDIARKHGRSYDRAALSRPGANMEVGQSYLEQLRDQSCTGGLLPKVIAAYNAGPLPVSLWNAQARDGGDPLLYIESIPYWETRGYVTTVLRNYWVYEGQTGKKASPSRAALAQGLWPRFPGMPGASAVRMTATGIKPISIASAN, encoded by the coding sequence ATGACGACGGGTTCCGTCTCCTCCCAACTCGCCGCCATCCCCACCCAGCTCGATGCCGAGCAACGCGCCGGCTACAGCGCGGTCTTCGCCAGCATCCGCGCGCAGAAATGGCAGGACGCGCGGCTCCAGCTCGACGCGATGAAGCCCGGCCCGCTCCACGCCATCGCGCGCGCCGAACTCGTCACGTCGAAGGGATCGCCCAAGGCCGATCTCGATCCGCTGATGAAACTGCTCGCCGATGCGCCCGAACTGCCGCAGGCGCAGCAGATCTATACGCTCGCCTCTTCGCGCGGCGGCGTCGGGCTGCCCGCGCTGCCGTTCGCGCGCAAGCTCGCGTGGATCGACGGCGCGCCGCAGCGCCAGCGCGCCAAGGCGATCAAGAGCGACATGGTTGCCGGCGAGCTCGCGATCCGCATGCAGCCGTTCGTGAAGGCCGATGACGGCGCTTCGGCGCAGGCCCTGCTCGAATCGATGCCCGGCCTGTCGAGCGACGCGACGACAGAGTGGCAGCAGCGCGTGGCGTGGATGTATTATCTCTCCGGCGACGACGTGAACGCGCGCACGATGGCGGCCAAGGCGTCCTCGGGCTATGGCGACTGGGCAGTGCAGGGCAATTGGGTCGGCGCGCTCGCGGCATGGCGGCAGCACGACTGCACCGCCGCCAGCACCGGCTTCGAAACCGTCGCGGCGCGCGCTTCCGACGTCGAACTTCGCGCCGCCGGCCTGTATTGGGCGGCACGCGCCGACATGGTCTGCGCACGGCCCGACCGGATCGAGGCGCGGCTGAAGAGCGCCGCGCAATATCGCGAGACCTTCTACGGGCTGCTATCACGGCAGGCGCTAGGTATCCGCGATCCGCTGCCGCACGCCGGCGCCGCGGCCTTCGCGCGCGACTGGGATCTGCTGTCGCGCCGCCCCAATATCCACGTCGCCGCCGCGCTCGCCGAAATCGGCGAGAGCGATCTCGCCGACGAGGTGATCCGCCAGCAGGCGCGAATCGGCGATCCGTCCGAATTCCCCGCGCTGGTGCGCTTCACCGAGGCGCTCAACCTGCCGGCTACTCTGGTGTGGCTGTCGCACAATGGCCCGGTCGGCGCGACGCCGCCGGTCGAGGCGCGCTTCCCCTCGCCCAACTGGACGCCCGATGGCGGCTGGCGCGTCGACAAGGCTTTGGTGTTCGCGCACACGCTCCAGGAATCGCGCTTCCGCACCACCGTCACCAGCCCGGCAGGCGCGTTCGGGCTGATGCAGGTGATGCCCGCCGCCGCCAGTGACATCGCGCGCAAACATGGCCGCAGCTACGACCGCGCCGCGCTGTCGCGGCCGGGCGCCAACATGGAAGTCGGCCAGTCCTATCTCGAACAGTTGCGCGATCAGTCCTGCACCGGCGGGCTGCTGCCCAAGGTGATCGCGGCGTACAACGCCGGCCCGCTGCCGGTCTCGCTCTGGAACGCGCAGGCGCGCGATGGCGGCGATCCGTTGCTCTATATCGAATCGATCCCCTATTGGGAAACGCGCGGCTACGTGACGACGGTGCTGCGCAATTATTGGGTCTATGAGGGGCAGACCGGCAAGAAGGCCTCGCCAAGCCGTGCCGCACTGGCGCAGGGGCTGTGGCCGCGCTTCCCCGGGATGCCGGGCGCGAGCGCGGTTCGGATGACCGCTACGGGCATCAAGCCGATATCGATCGCCAGTGCCAATTGA
- a CDS encoding uracil-DNA glycosylase family protein → MGADQNIVWQDAVASALEWWRDAGIDSLADETPRDWFATPTPPPAPKRVVANQPAAPIVVPLPATLDAFLAWRTGPDAPEAGWNGGTPLAAQGSPAAELMVLVDTPERDDGARLLDGAAGRLFDRMLAAVGHARETVYLASLCTVRPLAGRIAPEVEERLGEIARHYVALVAPKRLLILGNAASRALLAMDVTHARGSLRRVNQLPAIHEHTTEAVASFHPRLLLERPAQKAEAWRDLQMLIGGTGS, encoded by the coding sequence ATGGGGGCTGACCAAAATATCGTGTGGCAGGATGCGGTTGCGAGCGCGCTGGAATGGTGGCGCGACGCCGGCATCGACTCGCTCGCCGACGAAACCCCGCGCGACTGGTTCGCCACCCCCACGCCGCCGCCCGCCCCGAAGCGAGTCGTCGCCAATCAACCCGCCGCTCCGATCGTTGTTCCGCTGCCGGCCACGCTCGATGCCTTCCTGGCGTGGCGGACGGGCCCGGATGCCCCCGAGGCGGGATGGAATGGCGGCACGCCGCTCGCCGCGCAGGGGTCGCCCGCCGCCGAGTTGATGGTGTTGGTCGACACGCCCGAACGCGATGACGGCGCGCGGCTGCTCGATGGTGCGGCCGGGCGGCTGTTCGACCGGATGCTCGCCGCGGTCGGCCATGCCCGCGAGACGGTGTATCTCGCGTCGCTCTGTACCGTGCGCCCTCTTGCCGGCCGGATCGCGCCGGAGGTCGAGGAGCGGCTCGGCGAGATCGCACGCCATTACGTGGCCTTGGTTGCGCCCAAGCGGCTGCTGATCCTCGGCAATGCGGCGAGTCGGGCGCTGCTTGCGATGGACGTGACGCACGCACGCGGTAGTTTACGCCGCGTTAACCAATTGCCTGCCATACACGAGCACACGACCGAGGCGGTGGCGAGCTTCCACCCCCGCCTCTTGCTCGAACGGCCAGCGCAGAAAGCGGAAGCCTGGAGAGATTTACAGATGTTGATCGGGGGAACCGGATCGTGA